The following are encoded in a window of Thunnus albacares chromosome 9, fThuAlb1.1, whole genome shotgun sequence genomic DNA:
- the LOC122989417 gene encoding flavin-containing monooxygenase 5-like, with the protein MTRRVAVVGGGSSGLACIKCCLDEGLEPVCFESSDDIGGLWRFRENPEPDRASIYHSVIINTSKETMCFSDFPIPAHFPNFMHNSLIMDYFRMYADHFQLTKYIRFNTKVLQLKQRSDFSRSGQWDVETENKDGKKEKHIFDAVMICIGHHCHPNMPLHDFPGIDTFKGKYFHSRDYKTPEEWRNKKAVVIGIGNSGGDIAVELSRVTKQLYLSTRRGAWILNRVGDNGLPIDLLFSRAMTFLKKILPFGVFCGLGEKRLNQRFDHSLYNLKPKHRLFSQHPTVNDELPNRILSGTVQVKPNIRRFQGSSVEFDDGSVVEDVDLVVFATGYKFSFPFLASHVVSVSENKASLYKYVFPPELDLPTLAIIGLVQPLGAIMPISEMQARWATRVFKGCVKLPSVAAMLKDVQCKQDTMAKRYVTSLRHTIQVDYMTYMDEIAELVGVRPSILRLMLTDPRLGLNVMFGPGSPYQYRLRGPQKWAGARQAILTQWERVAQPMQTRPCDEPKAKRSLKWLLFLSAAVVGLAAYINRNSLPAFLQDPTALLDRIKMY; encoded by the exons ATGACTCGTCGTGTGGCTGTGGTTGGAGGAGGTAGTTCGGGTCTGGCCTGTATCAAGTGCTGTCTGGATGAGGGGCTCGAGCCTGTCTGCTTCGAAAGCAGCGATGACATTGGTGGACTGTGGAGGTTTCGG GAGAATCCCGAGCCAGACAGGGCCAGCATCTACCACTCTGTCATCATCAACACCTCCAAGGAGACTATGTGTTTCAGTGATTTTCCCATCCCCGCACACTTCCCCAACTTCATGCACAACTCCCTCATCATGGACTACTTTCGGATGTATGCTGATCACTTCCAGCTCACCAAATACATACGTTTCAAT ACCAAAGTCTTGCAGCTGAAGCAGAGATCAGATTTTTCTCGTTCAGGCCAGTGGGATGTTGAGACAGAGAACAAGGATGGCAAAAAGGAGAAACATATATTTGATGCTGTGATGATCTGTATTGGACACCACTGCCACCCCAACATGCCTCTCCATGACTTCCCAG gcattGACACTTTCAAAGGAAAGTACTTCCACAGTCGGGACTACAAAACTCCTGAAGAGTGGAGGAATAAAAAAGCTGTAGTGATTGGAATAGGAAACTCTGGAGGAGACATAGCAGTGGAGCTGAGCAGAGTCACCAAGCAG ctttaCCTGAGCACTCGAAGGGGAGCCTGGATTCTGAACAGAGTTGGGGACAATGGCTTGCCCATTGATTTGTTGTTTAGTCGGGCAATGACATTTCTAAAGAAAATCCTTCCCTTTGGTGTTTTCTGTGGTCTGGGAGAGAAAAGACTCAACCAAAGATTTGACCATAGTCTGTACAATCTAAAGCCAAAGCACAG GTTGTTCAGCCAACATCCCACAGTGAACGATGAGCTGCCTAACCGCATCCTATCTGGAACAGTTCAGGTGAAACCCAACATCCGCAGATTTCAAGGGTCCAGTGTGGAGTTTGACGATGGAAGTGTAGTGGAAGATGTTGACCTGGTG GTCTTTGCCACAGGCTACAAGTTTTCCTTTCCATTCCTGGCCTCACATGTGGTCTCAGTGTCTGAAAACAAAGCATCTCTGTACAAGTACGTGTTTCCTCCTGAGCTGGATCTCCCCACTCTGGCTATCATTGGTCTAGTACAGCCACTGGGAGCCATCATGCCCATCTCTGAGATGCAGGCCAGATGGGCCACACGTGTCTTTAAAG GCTGCGTCAAGCTTCCTTCAGTGGCTGCAATGCTTAAAGATGTCCAGTGCAAGCAGGATACCATGGCTAAAAG GTATGTCACCAGTCTGAGACACACCATCCAGGTTGACTATATGACCTACATGGATGAGATAGCAGAGCTGGTGGGGGTTCGACCCAGCATCCTGAGGCTGATGCTGACTGATCCCAGGCTGGGACTGAATGTGATGTTCGGTCCCGGGTCCCCGTACCAATATCGTCTCAGAGGGCCACAAAAGTGGGCTGGGGCCCGCCAGGCCATCCTCACTCAGTGGGAGAGAGTGGCTCAACCCATGCAGACCAGGCCCTGTGATGAGCCCAAAGCCAAGAGGTCACTGAAGTGGCTTCtgtttctgtcagctgctgttgtgGGTTTGGCTGCATACATTAACAGGAACAGCCTTCCAGCTTTCCTACAAGATCCCACAGCACTGTTGGACAGGATAAAGATGTACTGA